CAGGTGGGTTTTATGGAAAAGAAGCCCTTACGGGTGAATAAACCCCTGGAGGGGCATTTCAAGAAGAGTGGTGGCAAGGGGTACAGGGCTTTGACCGAAATTGCAGTGGATGACCCCTCCCAACATACCTTAGGGGACACTTTGACTGTGGACAGTATGTTTGGAGTGGGAGAAATTGTTGATGTAATCGGGATTTCACGTGGGAGGGGCTTTACGGGCGTTGTTAAACGTTGGGGGTTTCACGGAGGTAAGGCAACTCATGGATCCATGTTTCATCGCGCACCTGGTTCTGTTGGGGCATCTGCAACCCCTTCCAAGATCGTTAAGGGGCGCAAGCTTCCGGGCCACCACGGAAATCAACGGGTTACTATAAAAAATTTGGAGATTGTTGATATCCGTCCGGAGCAGAACCTCATGATTGTGAAAGGCGCGGTGCCTGGAGGCAAGTCAGGGCTGGTTGAGGTCAGAAAACGAAAGATAGCGCCTAAAAGGCGATAAGGCAGGAACGGAACTTATGGCTGTTTGTGACGTTTATAATATGGACGGCGAAAGGGTCTCCGACATAGACTTGGTTGACGAGGTTTTTGATGTCCCGGTCAAGCAGCACGTCTTGCACCAGGTGGTCACTATGCAATTGACCAATAAGCGTTCGGGGACGGTGGCTACCAAAGGGCGTTCTTTTGTGCGTGGCGGCGGGCAGAAGCCTTACCGCCAGAAGGGGACTGGTCGCGCCCGAGCCGGCTCTCGAAGGTCTCCCCTGTGGCGCGGTGGCGGCGTAGTCTTTGGGCCGAGTCCGCGTAGTTACGGCTACAAGGTGCCCAAAAAAGTGCGCAGGCAAGCCCTTAAGATGGCGCTGAGCAGCAAATTACAGGATAAGGACTTGATCGTTGTGGACCGACTTGATTTGGAGGCTGTCAAGACCAAACGACTTGTGGAGGTCTTGGCCGCACTGAGAACGAAAGAGGTCCTTATCGTAATAGACCGACAGAATGAAAACTTGGAGCTTTGCTCCAGGAATGTGCCGTATGCCAAGGTGCTTCGCTCTGAGGGCTTGAACGTTTATGATATTTTGAGGTTTAGAAGCCTGATTCTAGTTGAGCCTGCCGTGAATCAGATACAGGAAAGATTACTCTCATGACGTCATACGAGATTCTCAATAGGCCCTTGATCACCGAAAAGAGTACAACCCAGAAGGAGAGCACCAATCAGCTTACATTTGAGGTGGATAGAAGAGCCAACAAGGTTGAGATACGGCGGGCCGTTGAGCGGATCTTCAATGTCAGGGTCGTAGCTGTTCAGACGATGCAGATGAAAGGCAAGGTCAAGCGCTTTGGACGGATCCTTGGCAAACGTCGCAACTGGAAGAAGGCGATTGTCACCTTGGCCCAGGGTGAACATGTTGAGTTTTTCGAAGGAGTATGATCGGTTGAGCCTGTTTAGCCCGTTGCCCGTTTGGCCCGTTGGAAGCACAAATCGTAGCAGCCAGTGCAAAGGGCAAAATGGAAGTTCTGGACGCTATGTTTTACGGACGACCAACAGGCTCAACCGGCTCAACCGGCAACCGGCTCAACGGAAAGGTAAAAAACATGGCGCTTAGGAAAATAAAGCCGACCTCTCCAGGGCGACGATTTCAAACATATGATACGTTTTATGATATCACGTCTGCGCGGCCTGAGAGGAATTTGCTCCGGCCACTAAAGAAAAGTGGCGGCCGGAATGTCCATGGTCGTGTGACATGTCGCCATCGCGGGGGCGGACATAAGCAGCGATACCGCCTGATTGACTTTAAGCGTGACAAGGTAGATGTCCCGGCAAAGGTGGCTACTATAGAATACGATCCGAATCGATCAGCCCGCATAGCGCTTCTTCATTATGTGGATGGAGAGAAACGCTATATTGTTGCTCCTCAGGATCTTAGAGTGGGAGATATGGTTGTCGCAAGCGAGACGGCTGATATTAAGCCCGGCAACGTGTTGCCTCTTCGATATATTCCCCTTGGCATGCAGATCCACAACGTTGAACTGCGTCCCGGAAAGGGGAGCCAGTTGGTCCGAAGCGCGGGCAACTACGCTCAGTTGATGGCCAAGGAAGGGCGGTATGCGCACGTGAAGCTCCCGTCGGGCGAGGTGCGCATGATTCTGATAGATTGCAAGGCAACCATAGGCCAAGTGGGTAATGCAGAACACGGGAACATCTCTTTGGGCAAGGCGGGACGAAGGCGTTGGCTTGGCCGGAGACCAACGGTTCGGGGTGTGGCTATGAATCCCGTTGATCACCCCATGGGTGGTGGCGAAGGGAAGGCGTCTGGCGGACGTCATCCGTGCTCGCCTTGGGGGGTCCCAACAAAAGGTTTCAGAACCCGTAAGAAGAATAAAGTGAGTGATCGCTACATTGTAAAACGTCGGCGGTAGCAATTCGTTTCTATTAACGAATAACAAAAATCATAACCACAAAATATTTTTCTTGAATACTATAGAAGCAAAGTATTAACGTCTCGAAATTTCTACAATAGGAAAGAACATGCCGCGTTCACTGAAGAAAGGCCCTTATATCGAGCCTAAATTGTTACGCAAAGTCCTGGTGGCACAGGAGAGTGGGAGCCGGAAGGTAATCAAGACATGGTCCAGGCGCTCGACTATTGTGCCTGAATTGGTTTCTCTCACGCTGGCCGTACATAATGGGAAGAAGTTTGTACCCGTCTTCGTCTCAGAAGATATGGTGGGCCATAAACTGGGGGAGTTTGCGCCGACAAGGACTTTTTACGGACATGCTGGCGTTAAGAAGACACGCATAAAAGCTAAGAAGTGATGGACGGATTGAGAAATGGAAGTTAGGGCGGTAGCCAAGTACGTACGGATTTCTCCCACAAAGGTTCGGCGGGTGGCAATAGCCATCAAGGGCAAGCCTGTAGAGGACGCCCTGAATCTTTTGGGCTATATGCCACAGCGTTCAGCCAAAATTCTGGCAAAGGTGATTCGTTCGGCGGTGGCAAATGCTGACCAGAAGCCTGACATTGACGTGGATAGCCTGTCCGTTTCAAATATTGCCGTTAATCAGGGCCCAAGCTTGAAACGTTTCAGGCCTCGGGCCATGGGTCGAGCAACCAGAATTCTGAAACGCACCAGTCACGTTACGATTGTGCTGGCCGAATAATGAGGCATTTGTGAGAAAGCGATTTTGCTCTCTGCCTGAGCAGAAGACATCTTGCAGACTTGTCAACAACAGCGTACGGAGGAGGTCGGTTTGGGACAGAAAGTCAACCCGATAGGCTTTAGACTTGGGGTGATCAAGTCGTGGGATTCTCGGTGGTTTGCGGGAAAGGAGTATGCCTCATTTATCGAAGATGATTACAAAATTCGGGAATTTCTAAAGAAAAAACTTTACCATGCCGGCATATCGAAGATCGAAATTGAAAGGTGGGCTAAGCGCATTAGGTTGCGAATATACGCGGCCCGCCCCGGAATCGTCATAGGGAAGAAAGGCGCCGAGATCGAATTGCTGAAAAAGGAACTGGAGAAGATGGTTCCTCAAGAGGTGGCTATTGATATTCAGGAGGTGAGGAAGCCCGAAGTTGACTCTCAGCTTGTTGCGGAAAACGTTGCTTTGCAGATCGTACGCAGGGTAGCCTTTCGCCGGGCTATGAAGAGAAGTGTCGCCTCTGCCATGAGGTTTGGCGCAAAGGGCATCAAGGTATGTTGCTCAGGTCGTCTGGGCGGCGCTGAGATGGCTCGTACTGAATGGTATAAGGAAGGCAGGATTCCTCTTCATACCTTGAGAGCTGACATTGATTATGGGTTCACTGAGGCCCGGACTACCTACGGTGTGATCGGGGTGAAAGTGTGGATATTTAATGGCGAGATCCTTGAACGAGAAAGGGCCACAGCGGTTTAGGGGAACTATGTCATGTTGAGTCCTAAGAAGGTTAAATACCGAAAACAACAAAAGGGCAGAATGAGAGGCACGGCCTATCGCGGGTCGGAGTTGACGTTTGGGGAATTTGGACTTCAAGCTCTTGAGTGCGCCAGTATTACCTCTCAGCAAATAGAGGCTGCCCGTATTGCCATGACACGCCATGTGAAACGTGGCGGGAAGATCTGGATCCGAGTCTTTCCGGACAAACCGTTTACGAAAAAGCCGGCTGAAACCAGAATGGGCAAAGGAAAGGGCTCTCCTGAGGGCTGGGTTGCAGTCGTAAAGCCAGGGCGGATTCTCTACGAGATGGAAGGAATTTCATTGGAGCTTGCAAAAGAGGCACTTCGGCTGGCTTCACATAAACTCCCGTTCAGAACACGCACAGTGGTGCGAGGGGAGCGTTGATGAAAGCAAGTGAGATCAGAGAGCTGGGTTTAGAGGAAATCCGCCAAAAATTGAGCGAGTTAACAGAAGAGCAATTCAATCTCAGGTTTCAGCACGCTACCGACCAGCTTGAAAACGCCATGAGGCTGCGTCATGTCAAGCACGATATCGCTCGCATGAAAACCGTTTTGAGGGAGTTGGAGCTGAGGCCTGGTCTTGGCTCGTAGTTCCCATGGGAGAGAAAATCATTTTTTTGAAGCGGCGCAGCCGCGCTGTAGAAAATCGCGAAGCGATTTTATTAAGGGTTCATGACACATGAAAGATCGGGGAATACGAAAAAGACGCATTGGCAGGGTTGTAAGTGACAAGATGGACAAGACTGTTGTCGTGGCCATAGATAGAATTGTCAAGCATTCTGTATACAAAAAGTATGTTAAACGACGTTCCAAGTGTGTGGCCCATGATGAGAAAAATATGTGCGCTTTGGGCGACAAGGTAATGATCATAGAAACAAGGCCACTGAGCAAGACAAAGAGGTGGCGCGTTTGTGAGGTTATGCAAAAGGCTGTTTAAGGGGAATTGTGGCAGATGATACAGGCGGAAACCAAGTTGCAGGTTGCGGACAATTCGGGAGCAAGAAAACTGTATTGCATCAGGGTACTGGGGGGGTCCAGGCGACGGTATGCAAGGATTGGTGATGTTATTGTTGTCGCAGTGAAGGAGGCAATACCACACGCGAAGGTAAAGAAGGGCGACGTAATGCGGGCGGTCGTGGTCAGGACCACAAAGGAATTGCGCAGGCCTGATGGCTCTTACATTAAGTTTGACGATAACTCGGCGGTGCTGATCAATCCGAACGGGGAACCCGTTGGAACCCGTATCTTTGGCCCTGTGGCCAGAGAACTTCGAGCAAAAAAATTTATGAAGATCATTTCATTGGCTCCAGAGGTATTATAATAACCCGGGAGCTCTGGCAAGGGGGAAGCCGTCTATGGCAGCCGGAAGGTGCAGCATCAAGAAGGACGACAGAGTCAAAGTGGTGGCTGGCAAGGAGAAGGGCAAAATCGGCAAGGTCCTAAAAGTGCTTCATGAGAAGGAACGCCTTATAGTTGAAAATGTCAATTTCGTGAAGTGTCATACGAGACCCGGGGGCAAGACACCTCGCGGGGGGATTATAGAGAAGGAGGCCTCCATTCATTGGTCCAACCTGATGCTGATGTGTGACAAGTGCATAAACCCCATTAGGGTTAAGATGCAGCGCCTTGAAGATGGCAAGAAGGTCAGGGTCTGCAGGAAATGCGGGGAGATCATTGATAAGTGATTTGACTCTTAGAGGCTCGTTATGTCTAATTTGAAGACCTTTTATCGACAACAAATCGTTCCAGAACTCATAGGCAAGTTTGGGTATAAGAATGTCATGCAGGTCCCAAAACTGAGTAAGATCGTGCTGAACATGGGGCTTGGAGAGGCAATACAGAATATCAAGGTTCTTGATTCTGCCATGGAAGAACTTGCACTGATCGCGGGCCAAAAGCCAGTGGTAAGGCGCGCACGCAAATCGATTGCGTCGTTCAAGCTCAGGGCAGGTATGCCGATAGGCTGCACGGTGACCCTTCGAGGGGATCGCATGTATGACTTATTTACAAGGCTTGTTAACATTGCATTGCCCAGGTTGCGGGACTTTCGCGGGGTATCCGGCAAGGCCTTTGACGGGCGGGGCAACTATTCCTTGGGCATCAAGGAACATATCATATTCCCGGAAATCGACTATGACAAGATCGACAGGATTCAGGGGTTGAACATAACCGTCGTGACCAATGCGGAAACTGACGAGGAAGGCAAAGAACTCCTAAGACTAATGGGAATGCCTTTTAGGAACTGAGAAGGAGGAGTGGGTGGCAAGGAAAGCTCTGAGGGTTAGGGTGAAACGCGAACCCAAGTTTCGCAGTAGGGCCTATTCAAGGTGTCCAATATGTGGACGAGCTAGGGCCTTTATGAGAAAATTTGGCGTTTGCCGCATATGTTTCAGGAACTTGGCGCTCATGGGGCAGTTACCGGGAGTAGTCAAGTCGAGCTGGTAATAAAGAGGTCATTACTCGGATAAACCGGAAGCACATGCTGTTTTCAAGGCGTCAGCCGCAAACAAATCCAAATACTAAATGCTCAAATGTTCAAAACTGTAGGAAGGGCCTGAAGCACGATTGTATTCCCCTTCGCCTGACTTTATCATTATCATTTTCTGATTTTGAGTTTTTGTCATTTGGTATTGTCCTTCGACTTCGCTCAGGATGGTAAGCCAGTCGACACTGCTCATGGCCGTGAGCCAGTCGAACGGCCAGTCGAACCATTTCGAATTTCTGGTTTCGGATTTGCGGTTTACGCCTTGAGAACAGCACGAATTTGAAAAGGCTTGTACCAGGAAAAACACGAATTCTATTGTTATCGGACTATGAAGGAGATAAGCAATGTCAGTAACTGATCCGTTGGCTGATATGCTGACCCGTATCAGGAATGCATATACGGCCAAACATGGCAAGGTGGACATTCCCGCATCTAACATGAAGATCAGCATTGCCAAGATATTGAAAAGCGAAGGCTACATTAAGAACTATAAATTGCTCAAAGAACAAGGCCATGGGATATTGAGACTTTATCTCAAGTATCAAGAGCGCAACCAGGGAATTATTACAGGACTGAAGCGCCTGAGCAAACCGGGCCGACGAGTGTATGTTAAGAAGAAAGATATACCTTTTGTTTTAAATGGAATGGGCATAGCTGTGCTCTCGACCTCAAAAGGGATTCTTACGGACCGTGAAGCGAGAAAGCAGAATGTCGGCGGCGAGCTTTTGTGCGGTATCTGGTAGGTTAGGGGGTTATTTCCTGAGCCGAACAAGCCGGAAACCAAAGGAACAAGATTACCACGTGATGTTCTCAAGGCGAACGCCGCAAAACACGAAGGGGCACGAAAGCACGAAAAAAAGATTTCTAGAGAAATTTCGTGTCTTCGAACTTTCGTGCTTTCGTGGTGGTCTTTAACGATCCTCTGGCAAAAAAAACCCATTTTGTTGATAACCGACTAAGAAAGGATGTACCGACAATGTCACGAGTGGGAAAGCGACCAGTTCCCTTACCCGATAGCGTGACCGTCTCCTGTGAGGGCCGGAACCTCACCGTGAATGGGCCGAAAGGGGATTTGTCTCGTCTGATACATGGCGATGCAGAACTGAACATTGAGGATGGTCTTGTCAATGTCATCGTGTCTGGCGAAAACAAGAAAGCCTCGGCCATCCAGGGATTGACGCGTACTCTGGTGGCAAACATGATCTGGGGCGTTACTCAAGGGTTTGAACGCGTCTTGGAACTCATTGGCGTGGGTTACCGCGTTGATTTGAAGTCGAATGTTTTGACGTTTGCAGTGGGATATTCTCATCCTGTTGTTTACAAACTTCCTGACGGCATAACGGCCTCGGTCGACAAGAACAGAATAGTTCTGAGAGGTATCGACAAGGAGCTGCTTGGAGCGACGGCTGCAACCATTAGGGGTTTTAGAAAGCCCGAGCCGTACAAAGGCAAAGGAATCAAGTACGCCGAACAGCGCATTAGACGTAAAGTCGGCAAGTCTGGCGCCAAGTAGAAATACATCGGCTTTTCCAGTTCTCCAATCTCTGATGAGAGGAAACGGCCCATGGGGGCATTAAGCAAAAAGAAAGAAGCGCGTTTGAAACGGAAAAAACATGTGCGGAAAACCGTCTTTGGCACAGAGGATCGACCGAGACTTACGGTTTTCAGGAGCGCACGTCACATGTATGCTCAAGTTGTGGTTGATACGACTGGTCATGCAGTGACTGCAGCTTCTACCCTTGAGAAAGAGGCGCGCCAGCATTCTCCGTTTGGAAGCAAAGCAGAGGCAGCAGAATTTGTGGGCAGGCTCGTTGCACAGAGGGCAATGGAAAAAGGGGTGTCTAAAGTGGTTTTTGACCGGAATGGTTTTCTGTTTCACGGTCGAGTGCGTGCTCTTGCGACAGGGGCTCGTAAACAAGGTCTTGATTTTTAGGCTTGCCCTTAACAAGGAGGAGAACGATTGATAGGCAAAGAGACAGACGAGATTCAGCTAATAGACAAGGTCGTTCATATAAGCCGGACAGCCAAGGTGGTCAAAGGGGGGCGTCGCTTTAGTTTTAGCGCTGTTGTTGTCGTCGGGGATGGCAACGGCAAAGTGGGATGCGGCTTGGGCAAGGCCAACGAGGTGCCTGAGGCCATTCGCAAAGGGGTCGAACGCGCCAAGAAGAACATGACCCAGGTGGTCTTGGTGAACCGTACCATCCCCTATGAGGTCATAGGCAAACATGGCGCTGGGCGGGTGCTTCTGAAGCCTGCTTCCCAAGGCACCGGTGTCATTGCCGGCGGCGCAGTGCGCGCTGTATTGGAGGCCGCTGGCGTGCAGAATATCCTGACAAAGTGTATGAGGTCTCACAACCCCCACAACTTGGTCAAGGCCACGCTTGATGGTTTGTGTCAACTACGGAGCCGCGAAACGATTGCGGCTTGGCGTGGCAAGCAGCCTGGCGAGATATAAAATTGCGCAGCGATTGTATCAAGGAAAATGTTTATGTCTGAAGCGCTTAGGATTACGTTAAAAAAAAGTCTCATAGGAAGACCGGAGAAGCACCGGCGGACTGTTCGAAGTCTGGGTTTAAGGAAGTTAAATAGCACGGTTATTTTGAAGGATACCCCTTGCATCAGGGGAATGATTCGAAAGGTGCCCCATCTACTAGAGGTTGAGGAGGGCTCGAATGAAACTCCATGAACTGTCGCCTCCGAAAGGAGCCCGGAGATTAGCCAAACGCGTTGGCCGAGGACTCGGTTCTGGAAATGGCAAGACTGCCGGACGCGGCTCAAACGGGCAGAAGAGCCGTTCTGGCGGGAACCTCAGGCCCGGATTTGAAGGTGGTCAGATGCCGCTGCAGCGGCGTTTGCCGAAGCGTGGCTTTACCAATATTTTTAAGAAACAATATGCTATTGTTAACGTGAGGGACCTGGGGCGTTTTGACAAGGGATCAGTGGTAGACGAGGCGGCCCTGGCGGGCGCTGGGCTTGTTGCACGAAAGCGAGACGGAGTGAAACTGCTAGGACACGGCGCCATTGATTACCCCCTGGTTATCAGGGTGAACCGTTGTAGCAAGTCAGCGCAGGCCAGCATTGAAGCTGCTGGTGGGCAGGTAGAACTGGTGTGATATGGTAGGTGGTTTTCAGAATATATTCAAGATACCGGAACTAAAGAAGCGCGTTCTCTATACGTTTGCACTCTTGATGGTGTATCGCATTGGCTGTGCCGTGCCAACACCCGGTATCGACGGAGATGCCCTTGCTTCATTTTTCGCCCGTGCCAAGGGAACCCTGTTGGGGATGTTTGACATGTTTTCCGGTGGCGCTCTGGAAAGGCTTTCTGTATTTGCCCTGGGAATTATGCCTTATATCAGCGCATCCATCATTTTGCAGCTTCTCACCGTGGTTGTTCCTCATCTTGAACGACTTTCTAAGGAAGGAGAAGCCGGCCGAAAAAAAATTACCCAATACACACGTTACGGCACAGTTTTCCTGAGTATCATCCAGGGGTTTGGCATCGCTGTCGGGCTTGAGAGGATGAGTGTGCCGGGTGCGGCCACGATCGTGGCCTATCCTGGATGGAGTTTTAGATTGATAACAGTGATTACACTTACTGCCGGCACGGCTTTTATTATGTGGTTGGGCGAGCAAATTACTGAACGCGGGATTGGCAACGGGATTTCCTTGATCATATTTGCAGGGATTGTAGCTCGTATGCCAAACGCAGTTAGCAACACCTTTAGTTTGATGAGAACGGGGGAGATAGGCGTTTTTCTGGTCTTGACATTACTGGTTGTGATGGTGGCTGTTGTGGGATTTATCATATTTGTGGAACGCGGCCAGCGACGTATTCCAGTGCAATATGCTAAACGGATCGTCGGCCGAAAGATGTACGGTGGGCAGAGCACCCATCTACCCCTTAAAATCAACACGTCAGGCGTCATTCCTCCCATTTTTGCTTCATCTATCATTATGTTTCCTGCCACGATCGCCAATTTTGTTAAAGTGCCGTGGGTTCAGAGCGCCGCTCAGGCCATGACACCCGACAGCATTATATATAACCTCGTTTACGTTGGGTTTATCATATTCTTTTGCTTTTTTTATACGGCAGTCACTTTCAATCCGGTTGATGTGGCCGATAACATGAAAAAATACGGCGGCTATATCCCCGGCATCAGGCCAGGCAAGCGTACGGCGGACTATATTGACCGAGTGCTCACACGCATTACTTTTGGCGGAGCTCTGTACGTATCGGCCGTTTGCGTGCTCCCGACCCTGCTGATTTCCAGATTCAATGTGCCCTTCTACTTTGGTGGCACGGCCCTTCTGATTGTAGTGGGTGTCGCCATAGATACCGTTAGCCAGATGGAAAGCCACATGCTGGCTCGACATTACGAAGGCTTCATGAAGAAGGGGGGGGCGTTCAAAGGTCGCCGATGAAATGGTTATCTTAAAATCTTCAAGGGAAATTGACAAAATCCGCCGCAGCAACCAAATGGTTGCAGAGATACTTGAGATACTGAAGGGAAAAGTTGCTCCCGGCATTGACACGTTAACCCTGAACAGGATATCCGAAGAATTGGCCATAAAGAGAAAAGCCAGACCTGCTTTTAAGGACTATAGGGGCTTTCCATTCAGTCTGTGTGCATCCGTGAACGAGCAAGTAGTTCACGGATTTCCGTGCAAACGCCCCCTGAAAGAGGGGGACATCCTGAGCATGGATTTTGGTATCTACCATGATGGCTATTATGGTGATGCGGCCATCACTGTCCCTGTGGGCAAAATCTCGAAAAGTGCCCAGCATCTCATGGACATTACAAAAGAAGCTCTTTTTTTGGGAATTGAGCAGGCAACGCCGGGTAATCGACTGTCTGATATCTCCCATGCCATTCAAAAGCACGTAGAGGGTGCTGGATTTTCTGTTGTTCGGAAATTCGTGGGACACGGCATAGGAAAAAACCTGCATGAGGACCCTCAGATACCAAATTACGGGAAACCGGGCACGGGCATCCGCCTGAAGCCAGGCATGGTGTTTGCCATTGAACCTATGGTCAATTCCGGAGGATACGAGGTCGAAACCCTGAAAGACGGCTGGACGGCTGTGACGAAAGATGGCAGCCTGTCAGCCCATTTTGAACATACTATTGCTATTACGGAAAACGGGCCGGTTATCCTGAGTGTCACGGATAAGGCGGGAGCGTCCTGATAACATAAGGAAAAACAATGAAAGTAAGGGCATCGGTAAAAAGGATCTGTAATAAGTGCAAGATTGTTCGCCGCAAGGGGACGGTGAGAGTCATTTGCGAGAACAAAAGGCATAAGCAAAAGCAAGGGTAAGATCGTGAAACGGACCAACAACGAAACCAAGGGGAGACAGAATATTGGCACGTATAGCGGGTGTTGACTTACCGAAGAACAAGAGAATTGAAATAGCTCTGACCTATATTTACGGGATTGGTCGCAGCACTTCTGGAAAAATATTGAGCCAAGCCGGCATAGACTTTGATACAAAGTCGGATCAGTTAGGTGAAGACCAGATTAGCGCCATCCGAAAAGTCATCGACAGCCAATACAAGGTTGAGGGGGAACTTCGGACGGAAGTCTCCATGAACATAAAGCGACTCATGGAACTGGGTTGCTATCGAGGGCTCAGGCACCGGAAATCATTGCCGGCCCGAGGGCAGCGTACCAGTACCAACGCAAGGACCCGGAAGGGACCACGAAGAAGTGTTGTAGGAAAGAGGAAAAAATAGGAGGGGGACAGCAGATATCATGGCAAGACCTTCTGGGAAAAAGAAAGAGAAGAAGCATATTTTGAACGGGATAGCGCATATCCAGTCTACCTTCAACAACACGATTGTGACCATCACCGATCCGGCGGGCAACGTGGTCGCGTGGTCCAGTGCAGGAGGGCAGGGTTTTAAGGGCTCCAGGAAAAGCACCCCTTTTGCTGCCCAACTTGCGGCTGAAGACGCGGCCAAGAAGGCCATGCAACACGGGATGAGAAATGTTGAAGTCTACGTGAAGGGTCCGGGCGCAGGCCGGGAAGCGGCATTGCGTTCCTTGCAGGCCGCCGGATTCAATGTAGTTATGATCAAAGACGTGACACCCATACCACATAACGGATGTCGGCCGCCCAAGCGCCGCAGAGTGTGAAAGGAGGAGAACCTTGGCACGATATGTCGGTTCGGTTTGCAGGCTATGCCGCAGAGAGAACCTGAAGATGTTTCTGAAAGGAGACAGGTGTTATTCTGACAAGTGTGCCTTTGACCGCAGAGGTTATGCCCCTGGCCAGCACGGGCAATCCCGCAGACGCAAGATTTCGGATTACGGCATCCAGCTTCGGGAGAAGCAGAAGGTCAAGCGGATGTACGGCGTACTGGAAGGTCAGTTTCGACGGACATTTAGGAAAGCTGAGCAAAAACGCGGGGTAACCGGCGCAAACCTTTTGTTTCTTTTGGAGCGGCGACTTGACAATGTGATCTACCGTTTAGGCTTTGCCAATTCGCGGACGCAGGCCAGACAGTTGGTTCGTCATGGCCATTTCACAGTCAATGAAAAGAAGATGAATATTCCGTCTTATATTGTCAAGATAGGCGACGTTGTGGATGTCCGGGAAAAGAGTCGAAAGATCGGGGTTATCCAGGATGCCATGGATACTGTGGTACGGCGTGGAATTCCGGGATGGCTAGAGATGGAAAAAGACAGTTTCAGGGGCAGGGTCAAAGCTCACCCGACTCGGGAGGAGTTGACTATGCCCATTCAGGAGCAGTTGATCGTAGAGCTTTATTCCAAATAGTTGCAGTTTGTCACATTGGAATACAAACTGCAAAATCGGAGACTGGATTATGTCATCAGGATCGAATGAGGTCATGTACATGAACTGGCGTGAACTCATTAAGCCCAAGCGG
This sequence is a window from Deltaproteobacteria bacterium. Protein-coding genes within it:
- the rplN gene encoding 50S ribosomal protein L14, producing MIQAETKLQVADNSGARKLYCIRVLGGSRRRYARIGDVIVVAVKEAIPHAKVKKGDVMRAVVVRTTKELRRPDGSYIKFDDNSAVLINPNGEPVGTRIFGPVARELRAKKFMKIISLAPEVL
- the rplW gene encoding 50S ribosomal protein L23; this translates as MTSYEILNRPLITEKSTTQKESTNQLTFEVDRRANKVEIRRAVERIFNVRVVAVQTMQMKGKVKRFGRILGKRRNWKKAIVTLAQGEHVEFFEGV
- the rpsS gene encoding 30S ribosomal protein S19 codes for the protein MPRSLKKGPYIEPKLLRKVLVAQESGSRKVIKTWSRRSTIVPELVSLTLAVHNGKKFVPVFVSEDMVGHKLGEFAPTRTFYGHAGVKKTRIKAKK
- the rpmC gene encoding 50S ribosomal protein L29 — encoded protein: MKASEIRELGLEEIRQKLSELTEEQFNLRFQHATDQLENAMRLRHVKHDIARMKTVLRELELRPGLGS
- the rplD gene encoding 50S ribosomal protein L4; the encoded protein is MAVCDVYNMDGERVSDIDLVDEVFDVPVKQHVLHQVVTMQLTNKRSGTVATKGRSFVRGGGQKPYRQKGTGRARAGSRRSPLWRGGGVVFGPSPRSYGYKVPKKVRRQALKMALSSKLQDKDLIVVDRLDLEAVKTKRLVEVLAALRTKEVLIVIDRQNENLELCSRNVPYAKVLRSEGLNVYDILRFRSLILVEPAVNQIQERLLS
- a CDS encoding 50S ribosomal protein L24 yields the protein MAAGRCSIKKDDRVKVVAGKEKGKIGKVLKVLHEKERLIVENVNFVKCHTRPGGKTPRGGIIEKEASIHWSNLMLMCDKCINPIRVKMQRLEDGKKVRVCRKCGEIIDK
- the rplC gene encoding 50S ribosomal protein L3, with the protein product MHRGLLGKKLGMSSLFSSGGRQVPITVLEVGPCIVTQIKRLEGDGYDALQVGFMEKKPLRVNKPLEGHFKKSGGKGYRALTEIAVDDPSQHTLGDTLTVDSMFGVGEIVDVIGISRGRGFTGVVKRWGFHGGKATHGSMFHRAPGSVGASATPSKIVKGRKLPGHHGNQRVTIKNLEIVDIRPEQNLMIVKGAVPGGKSGLVEVRKRKIAPKRR
- the rplB gene encoding 50S ribosomal protein L2; this encodes MALRKIKPTSPGRRFQTYDTFYDITSARPERNLLRPLKKSGGRNVHGRVTCRHRGGGHKQRYRLIDFKRDKVDVPAKVATIEYDPNRSARIALLHYVDGEKRYIVAPQDLRVGDMVVASETADIKPGNVLPLRYIPLGMQIHNVELRPGKGSQLVRSAGNYAQLMAKEGRYAHVKLPSGEVRMILIDCKATIGQVGNAEHGNISLGKAGRRRWLGRRPTVRGVAMNPVDHPMGGGEGKASGGRHPCSPWGVPTKGFRTRKKNKVSDRYIVKRRR
- the rplV gene encoding 50S ribosomal protein L22, which encodes MEVRAVAKYVRISPTKVRRVAIAIKGKPVEDALNLLGYMPQRSAKILAKVIRSAVANADQKPDIDVDSLSVSNIAVNQGPSLKRFRPRAMGRATRILKRTSHVTIVLAE
- the rplP gene encoding 50S ribosomal protein L16: MLSPKKVKYRKQQKGRMRGTAYRGSELTFGEFGLQALECASITSQQIEAARIAMTRHVKRGGKIWIRVFPDKPFTKKPAETRMGKGKGSPEGWVAVVKPGRILYEMEGISLELAKEALRLASHKLPFRTRTVVRGER
- the rpsC gene encoding 30S ribosomal protein S3, whose translation is MGQKVNPIGFRLGVIKSWDSRWFAGKEYASFIEDDYKIREFLKKKLYHAGISKIEIERWAKRIRLRIYAARPGIVIGKKGAEIELLKKELEKMVPQEVAIDIQEVRKPEVDSQLVAENVALQIVRRVAFRRAMKRSVASAMRFGAKGIKVCCSGRLGGAEMARTEWYKEGRIPLHTLRADIDYGFTEARTTYGVIGVKVWIFNGEILERERATAV
- the rpsQ gene encoding 30S ribosomal protein S17; the protein is MKDRGIRKRRIGRVVSDKMDKTVVVAIDRIVKHSVYKKYVKRRSKCVAHDEKNMCALGDKVMIIETRPLSKTKRWRVCEVMQKAV
- the rplE gene encoding 50S ribosomal protein L5, producing the protein MSNLKTFYRQQIVPELIGKFGYKNVMQVPKLSKIVLNMGLGEAIQNIKVLDSAMEELALIAGQKPVVRRARKSIASFKLRAGMPIGCTVTLRGDRMYDLFTRLVNIALPRLRDFRGVSGKAFDGRGNYSLGIKEHIIFPEIDYDKIDRIQGLNITVVTNAETDEEGKELLRLMGMPFRN